In Puntigrus tetrazona isolate hp1 chromosome 22, ASM1883169v1, whole genome shotgun sequence, one genomic interval encodes:
- the pigx gene encoding phosphatidylinositol-glycan biosynthesis class X protein isoform X2 — MVRVCLLAAALCLVRRGVSQEDCFPPDWLKSVSLSVKISKAGFHRDVEYSVRWSSAGRDVRAVLVQKLPSGVYMDEYELEALRRSSGPEVLLDARPDLEAPEYLSPGFTALVFLSGPRRVEVPVHGRYQRPSGSGGRVTVELERPRLLLRSDQCRTLSAEARLLEVRAPCTAFKHQHLLLDRGPAPRG; from the exons ATGGTTAGGGTTTGTTTGCTAGCGGCTGCTCTGTGTTTGGTCCGCCGCGGGGTTTCTCAAGAAG ACTGTTTCCCGCCGGACTGGCTGAAGTCGGTGTCCCTGTCGGTGAAGATTTCCAAAGCAGGATTTCACAG AGATGTTGAGTACAGCGTCCGGTGGAGCAGCGCAGGCCGTGATGTCCGGGCCGTCCTCGTCCAGAAGCTGCCCAGCGGGGTTTACATGGACGAGTACGAGCTGGAGGCCCTGAGACGCTCCTCGGGGCCGGAG GTTCTCCTGGACGCCAGGCCCGACCTGGAGGCTCCCGAGTACCTGTCCCCCGGCTTCACGGCGCTGGTGTTCCTCTCGGGGCCGCGGCGGGTCGAGGTTCCCGTCCACGGGCGATACCAGCGGCCCTCGGGCTCCGGCGGACGGGTGACGGTGGAGCTGGAGCGTCCTCGGCTGCTGCTGAGATCAGATCAGT gCCGGACGCTGAGCGCTGAGGCGCGTCTCCTCGAGGTCCGAGCTCCCTGCACCGCTTTCAAACACCAGCACCTGCTCCTGGACCGAGGTCCTGCTCCCAGAG ggtaA
- the pigx gene encoding phosphatidylinositol-glycan biosynthesis class X protein isoform X1, protein MVRVCLLAAALCLVRRGVSQEADCFPPDWLKSVSLSVKISKAGFHRDVEYSVRWSSAGRDVRAVLVQKLPSGVYMDEYELEALRRSSGPEVLLDARPDLEAPEYLSPGFTALVFLSGPRRVEVPVHGRYQRPSGSGGRVTVELERPRLLLRSDQCRTLSAEARLLEVRAPCTAFKHQHLLLDRGPAPRG, encoded by the exons ATGGTTAGGGTTTGTTTGCTAGCGGCTGCTCTGTGTTTGGTCCGCCGCGGGGTTTCTCAAGAAG CAGACTGTTTCCCGCCGGACTGGCTGAAGTCGGTGTCCCTGTCGGTGAAGATTTCCAAAGCAGGATTTCACAG AGATGTTGAGTACAGCGTCCGGTGGAGCAGCGCAGGCCGTGATGTCCGGGCCGTCCTCGTCCAGAAGCTGCCCAGCGGGGTTTACATGGACGAGTACGAGCTGGAGGCCCTGAGACGCTCCTCGGGGCCGGAG GTTCTCCTGGACGCCAGGCCCGACCTGGAGGCTCCCGAGTACCTGTCCCCCGGCTTCACGGCGCTGGTGTTCCTCTCGGGGCCGCGGCGGGTCGAGGTTCCCGTCCACGGGCGATACCAGCGGCCCTCGGGCTCCGGCGGACGGGTGACGGTGGAGCTGGAGCGTCCTCGGCTGCTGCTGAGATCAGATCAGT gCCGGACGCTGAGCGCTGAGGCGCGTCTCCTCGAGGTCCGAGCTCCCTGCACCGCTTTCAAACACCAGCACCTGCTCCTGGACCGAGGTCCTGCTCCCAGAG ggtaA